The Paeniglutamicibacter cryotolerans genome window below encodes:
- a CDS encoding transposase, giving the protein MASGLLELSGVGPASGAQVLISYSPPDRCVRQAAFAAWAAANPIPASSVTSTRHRLNHHGGPQLNRVPYMIARSRTEYDPTTIAYVGRRTAEANTLREIRRCVKRFMAR; this is encoded by the coding sequence ATGGCATCCGGCCTGTTGGAGCTCTCCGGTGTCGGTCCTGCGTCTGGGGCCCAGGTGCTGATCTCGTATTCGCCCCCGGACCGGTGCGTTCGCCAGGCCGCGTTCGCAGCCTGGGCCGCAGCAAACCCCATCCCCGCATCCTCCGTCACATCGACCCGGCACAGGCTCAACCACCACGGTGGCCCGCAGCTGAATCGTGTTCCGTATATGATCGCCCGATCCCGAACGGAATATGACCCTACAACCATCGCCTACGTCGGACGTCGGACTGCCGAAGCGAATACCCTTCGCGAGATCCGCCGCTGCGTCAAACGATTCATGGCCCGCTGA